The Clostridiales bacterium FE2011 sequence TGGGGAAGTCGGACACATAACGTTTGACCACACCGGCTTCCAGGGCGCTGGCCAGGGCTTTTTCATCCACCAGGGTATCCCGGGCGAAGTTCAGCAGGACGACGCCGTTCTTCATCTGGGCGATTGCTTCGGCACTGATCATGCCCTTTGTGCTTGCGGTGGCAGGCACGTGGATGGTGATATAGTCGCTGGCAGCGTAGACTTCCTCGATCTTCTCCGCATGGATGACCATGGGGGAAAGATTCCAGGCGGAATTGACGGACAGGTAGGGGTCGAAACCATAGACCTTCATGCCCAGGGAAATGGCGGCATTGGCGACCAGGACGCCGATGGCACCCAGGCCGATGACGCCCAGGGTCTTGCCCTTGAGCTCTGTGCCGGCGAAGGCTTTCTTGGCCTTCTCGGTGGTCTTGGCGATGTTTTCATCATCCGCGTTTTCCCGGACCCAGTTGATGCCGCCGGCGATGTCACGGGAGGCCAGGAACATGCCGCAGAGCACCAGCTCCTTGACGGAATTGGCGTTGGCACCGGGGGTGTTGAACACCACGATGCCCTCTTCCGCGCAGCGGTCCAGCGGGATGTTGTTGACGCCGGCACCCGCGCGGGCGATGGCCCGGAGGCCGGCGGGGAAGGACATTTCCTTCATGTCGGCGGAGCGAACCAGCACGCCGGCAGCCTCGTCGATGGAATCAATCAGCGTATAGCCGGAGCGGAAACCGTCCGTGCCGATCTTCGCGATATTATTCAGACAAAAGATTTTACGGTCTTTCATATTCACATACTCCTTTCTTTGCGTCAATTCCAGATCGTAGCACAAAGCCCCTGCCCGGTCAAGGAAAGGGCAGGAAAAGAACAGTGTTGACAAATACCCCGGTAGGGTATATGATCATAATACCCCGTGGGGGTATATCACATGCGGGAAATGAGGAGATGCAGATGAGCGAAACGAACGCCTGTCCGCATTGCAGTGAACGGAAAAAGAAGCGCACAGCGGAGGAACAGAACGCGCTGCTTCGGCGCCTGAAGCTGGCGGAGGGCCAGATCCGGGGCATCCAGAAGATGGTGGAGGAAGACGCCTACTGTCCGGATATCCTGATCCAGGTGTCCGCGGTGAGCGCCGCACTGAACAGCTTCAACAAGGAGCTGCTGGCCTGCCATATCCGCAGCTGCGTATCGGAGGATATCCGGAACGGCAAGGAAGAAGCCATTGATGAGTTTGTTAAAGTGATGCAGAAACTCATGAAGTGAGAAGAGAGGAAACCATGGAACAATACATTGTGACCGGTATGAGCTGCGCGGCCTGCCAGGCACGGGTGGAGAAGGCGGTCGGACAGGTGCCGGGCGTCTGCTCGGTATCTGTCAGCCTGCTGACCAACTCCATGGGCGTGGAGGGAAGCGCATCGCAGGAGGAAATCATCCGCGCTGTGGAGGCGGCAGGATACGGCGCCAGCCTGAAGGGCGCGCCTGCGGGGGAAGCGAAGACGGATTACCTGGCTGCACAGGAGGAAGCGCTGCAGGACCGGGAGACACCGAAACTGAAACGCAGGCTGCTGCTGTCAGTGGGCTTCCTGGCAGTGCTGATGTATATCACAATGGGCCATCACATGGCGGGATGGCCGCTGCCGGCTTTCCTGACGCATAATCACCTGGCGCTGACGCTGACGCAGATGCTGCTGTCGCTGATTGTGATGATCATCAACGGGAAGTTCTTCACCAGCGGATTCCGGACCCTGATCCACGGCGCGCCGAATATGGATACGCTGGTGGCACTTGGATCATCGGTATCCTTCGGCTGGAGCCTGTTTGTGTTCTACCGGATGTGTGGAATGATCACAGCCGGAGCATCCAACAGCGACCTGATGGACCTGTATCACCAGCAGCTGTACTTTGAATCCGCAGCGATGATCCCGGCCCTGATTACCGTAGGCAAGATGCTGGAAGCCCGGTCCAAGGGCAAGACAACGAACGCACTGAAGAGCCTGATGAAGCTGGCACCGCAGACAGCAGTGCTCCTCCGGGACGACACAGAAACCGAGGTGCCGATCGCGGAAGTCAGGACAGGCGATCTTTTTGTGGTCCGTCCGGGAGACAGCATCCCGGTGGACGGTATCGTGATTTCCGGAACAGGCGCGGTGAATGAATCAGCCCTGACCGGAGAATCGATTCCCGTGGACAAGGCAGAAGGCGATAAAGTCAGCGCAGCCACGATCAACCAGTCCGGATTCCTGACCTGCCGGGCGACACGGGTGGGAGAAGATACCACCCTGAGCCAGATTATCCGGATGGTTTCAGATGCCGCAGCCACCAAGGCTCCGATTGCCCGGATTGCAGACAAGGTATCCGGCGTCTTCGTGCCGGCAGTGATCGGGATTGCCCTGATCGTAACTATCGGCTGGCTGATTGCCGGCGCATCCGCCGGGGACGCTGTGGCCAGGGGCATTTCCGTGCTAGTGATTTCCTGCCCCTGCGCGCTGGGACTGGCCACACCGGTGGCTATCATGGTGGGCAACGGCCTGGGAGCGAAGAACGGCATCCTGTTCAAGACCGGTGAAGCGCTGGAAACGGCGGGGAAAGCACAGATTATCGCCCTGGACAAGACCGGCACGATTACTTCCGGAGAACCGGGCGTAACGGACCTGATTCCCGCGGAAGGCAGGACAGAAGCAGAATTGCTGGCCGGGGCAGCCGCCCTGGAGCAGGGGAGCGAACATCCGCTGGCCAAAGCCATCCTGCAGGCGGCGGAAGAGCAGCAGCTGAAACCGGAAAGCATATCCGATTTCCGGGCCCTGCCGGGAAACGGACTCGAGGGTACAGCAGGCGGGAAACGCCTCTACGGCGGCAGCGGCAGCTACATCGGCAGCCTGGTGAAGGTACCGGAGGAGATGAACCGGCAGGCTGAAAAGCTGGCGGAACAGGGCAAGACTCCGCTGTTCTTTGAGGAAGACGGGCAGATGCTGGGCGTGATCGCTGTGGCGGACCGGATCCGGGAAGATTCCCGGGAGGGAATCCGGCAGCTGAAGAACCAGGGCCTGCGGGTCGTGATGCTGACAGGTGACAATGAGAGAACGGCGCAGGCTATCGCGGCCCAGGCCGGTGTGGATGAATGGGTGGCCGGCGTCCTGCCGGAAGGCAAGGAGACGGTGGTCCGGAAGCTGCAGGAATACGGCCGTGTCGCCATGGTGGGCGATGGAATCAACGATGCCCCGGCACT is a genomic window containing:
- a CDS encoding phosphoglycerate dehydrogenase codes for the protein MKDRKIFCLNNIAKIGTDGFRSGYTLIDSIDEAAGVLVRSADMKEMSFPAGLRAIARAGAGVNNIPLDRCAEEGIVVFNTPGANANSVKELVLCGMFLASRDIAGGINWVRENADDENIAKTTEKAKKAFAGTELKGKTLGVIGLGAIGVLVANAAISLGMKVYGFDPYLSVNSAWNLSPMVIHAEKIEEVYAASDYITIHVPATASTKGMISAEAIAQMKNGVVLLNFARDTLVDEKALASALEAGVVKRYVSDFPTPASAHMKNAIVIPHLGASTEEAEDNCAVMAVKQLQDYLDNGNIHNSVNYPEINLGFCETEARVAILHRNIPNMLSQITNFFGNQGLNIENLANKSRGDYAYTLLDLSHPMPHDTVERLKEIDGVIRVRRIVENK
- a CDS encoding metal-sensing transcriptional repressor is translated as MSETNACPHCSERKKKRTAEEQNALLRRLKLAEGQIRGIQKMVEEDAYCPDILIQVSAVSAALNSFNKELLACHIRSCVSEDIRNGKEEAIDEFVKVMQKLMK
- a CDS encoding heavy metal translocating P-type ATPase, translated to MEQYIVTGMSCAACQARVEKAVGQVPGVCSVSVSLLTNSMGVEGSASQEEIIRAVEAAGYGASLKGAPAGEAKTDYLAAQEEALQDRETPKLKRRLLLSVGFLAVLMYITMGHHMAGWPLPAFLTHNHLALTLTQMLLSLIVMIINGKFFTSGFRTLIHGAPNMDTLVALGSSVSFGWSLFVFYRMCGMITAGASNSDLMDLYHQQLYFESAAMIPALITVGKMLEARSKGKTTNALKSLMKLAPQTAVLLRDDTETEVPIAEVRTGDLFVVRPGDSIPVDGIVISGTGAVNESALTGESIPVDKAEGDKVSAATINQSGFLTCRATRVGEDTTLSQIIRMVSDAAATKAPIARIADKVSGVFVPAVIGIALIVTIGWLIAGASAGDAVARGISVLVISCPCALGLATPVAIMVGNGLGAKNGILFKTGEALETAGKAQIIALDKTGTITSGEPGVTDLIPAEGRTEAELLAGAAALEQGSEHPLAKAILQAAEEQQLKPESISDFRALPGNGLEGTAGGKRLYGGSGSYIGSLVKVPEEMNRQAEKLAEQGKTPLFFEEDGQMLGVIAVADRIREDSREGIRQLKNQGLRVVMLTGDNERTAQAIAAQAGVDEWVAGVLPEGKETVVRKLQEYGRVAMVGDGINDAPALTRADTGIAIGAGTDVAIDSADIVLMNSALTDVAAGIRLSRATLRNIHENLFWAFFYNLICIPLAAGLFGWKMSPMIGAAAMSLSSFTVCMNALRLNLFRLKDPAKDKPLKAANIPLTITESIKEEQKKERNKTMTKTVKIKGMMCGHCEASVKKALEALPFIAEAAVSHDAGTAVITLAGELDEAAVKAAVEAKDFTFEGIE